One stretch of Candidatus Acetothermia bacterium DNA includes these proteins:
- the ispH gene encoding 4-hydroxy-3-methylbut-2-enyl diphosphate reductase produces MKIEVARVCGFCPGVRRAVQMVEEHLAKDGPLATLGAIVHNAHVVDRLAAQGARVVCSLDEVTEPAVAITAHGAGRETYEAIERRGIALVDTTCPIVNRAQESAHRLSEAGFTVLIYGEAAHPEVQGLLSWTGGKGHATLDPAAALPATDRLAIISQTTKGRGAFWEFALAVLARHHPDLHEVQVVDTTCPETGRRYQAAQELAHRVQAIFVVGSRNSANTRKLAEVAGATGVRTHFIESADEIEPGWLSGLERVGVTAGASTPDEVICQVIARLRGLAEG; encoded by the coding sequence ATGAAGATCGAGGTGGCGAGGGTGTGCGGGTTCTGCCCCGGGGTCCGCCGGGCGGTGCAGATGGTGGAGGAGCACCTGGCCAAGGACGGGCCCCTGGCGACCCTGGGGGCGATCGTCCACAACGCCCACGTCGTGGACCGCCTCGCTGCCCAAGGGGCGCGGGTCGTGTGCTCTTTGGACGAGGTCACGGAGCCAGCGGTGGCCATCACCGCCCACGGGGCCGGGCGCGAGACCTACGAAGCCATCGAGCGGCGGGGGATTGCCCTTGTGGACACCACTTGTCCCATCGTCAACCGGGCCCAGGAGAGCGCCCACCGCCTGAGCGAGGCCGGGTTCACCGTGCTCATCTACGGGGAGGCCGCCCACCCCGAGGTCCAGGGGCTCCTCTCCTGGACGGGTGGGAAAGGCCATGCCACGTTGGACCCCGCCGCCGCCCTGCCGGCAACGGATCGCCTGGCCATCATCTCCCAGACCACCAAGGGGCGGGGGGCGTTCTGGGAGTTCGCCCTGGCCGTGCTCGCCCGGCACCACCCGGACCTGCACGAGGTCCAGGTGGTGGATACCACCTGCCCGGAGACGGGCCGGAGGTATCAGGCGGCCCAGGAGTTGGCCCACCGCGTTCAGGCGATCTTCGTCGTCGGGTCGCGCAATTCCGCCAACACCAGGAAGTTGGCCGAGGTCGCCGGGGCTACCGGGGTCCGCACCCACTTCATCGAGTCGGCCGACGAGATCGAGCCCGGCTGGCTTTCTGGCCTGGAGCGGGTTGGGGTGACCGCCGGGGCCTCCACCCCGGACGAGGTCATCTGCCAGGTGATCGCCCGGCTGCGCGGGCTTGCGGAGGGGTGA
- the ispG gene encoding flavodoxin-dependent (E)-4-hydroxy-3-methylbut-2-enyl-diphosphate synthase, with product MTRAVKVGNVVLGGGNPIVVQSMTNAPTTDIPATVDQIRRLVAAGCEVVRVAVPGLDAAAAIREIKREVTVPIVADIHYDHRLALAALAAGADKLRLNPGNIRDPDKIREVAVAAGEKGVPIRVGVNAGSVDARFKGRDGKVTAEGLVEAALWEVRLLEDVGFRDIVISIKAHDVHLTVDANRRLAREVDYPLHLGITEAGTPWEGAIRSAVALGILLSEGIGDTIRVSLSGDPVREVAAAWEILSTLGLRRRGPSYVVCPTCGRTGVDIAGIAQAVRARLAGVVHPLTIAIMGCPVNGLGEAERADFAILGGQGHGTVYAHGKVVLPKVPEVRLVEELVTLIRREVKGHEP from the coding sequence ATGACCAGGGCCGTGAAGGTGGGGAACGTGGTCCTCGGCGGGGGGAACCCGATCGTGGTCCAGTCCATGACCAACGCCCCCACCACCGACATCCCGGCCACCGTGGACCAGATCCGTCGGCTGGTTGCGGCCGGCTGCGAGGTGGTGCGGGTGGCCGTGCCGGGCCTGGACGCGGCCGCGGCCATCCGGGAGATCAAGCGCGAAGTGACCGTCCCCATCGTCGCCGACATCCACTACGACCACCGGTTGGCCCTGGCCGCGCTCGCGGCTGGGGCGGACAAGCTCCGCCTCAACCCCGGGAACATCCGCGACCCCGACAAGATCCGGGAGGTGGCCGTGGCTGCCGGGGAGAAGGGGGTGCCGATCCGGGTCGGGGTGAACGCCGGCTCGGTGGACGCCCGGTTCAAGGGGCGGGACGGGAAGGTCACGGCCGAGGGGTTGGTCGAGGCGGCGCTGTGGGAGGTGCGGCTGCTGGAGGACGTGGGGTTCCGGGACATCGTGATCTCGATCAAGGCCCACGACGTCCACCTCACCGTGGACGCAAACCGGCGCCTCGCCCGGGAGGTGGACTACCCCCTGCACCTCGGGATCACCGAGGCCGGAACCCCGTGGGAGGGGGCGATCCGGTCTGCGGTTGCTCTCGGGATCCTCCTTTCCGAGGGGATTGGGGACACGATCCGCGTTTCCCTTTCCGGCGACCCGGTGCGGGAGGTGGCGGCGGCGTGGGAGATCCTCTCGACGCTGGGGCTGCGGCGGCGCGGACCGAGCTATGTGGTGTGTCCAACCTGCGGCCGCACCGGGGTCGACATCGCCGGGATCGCCCAAGCCGTGCGGGCGCGCCTCGCTGGGGTGGTGCATCCCCTGACCATCGCCATCATGGGCTGCCCGGTGAACGGGCTTGGCGAGGCGGAAAGGGCGGACTTCGCGATCCTCGGGGGCCAGGGCCACGGCACCGTGTACGCCCACGGAAAGGTCGTCCTCCCCAAGGTCCCCGAGGTCCGCTTGGTGGAGGAGCTGGTGACCCTGATCAGGCGGGAGGTGAAAGGCCATGAACCGTGA
- the shc gene encoding squalene--hopene cyclase — protein MNREEMPPLADHGSRVTDLDRAIDRAVGWLLARQHPEGYWWGELESNVTITAEHLFLTHILGIGSQDLWGKIARYILGGQRADGTWANWFGGPGDLSTTVEAYVALKMAGVDPDDLRMRRAREWILTQGGVERARTFTKIWLALLGEWPWDATPMLPPELVLLPRWFPVNLYTFASWARGTILPLAIVRTLKPVFPVPAHARVDELFPRGRARADFALPRKSGAWAALFRGVDRGLRAYEALPWKPLRREAMKRAEAWIVSRQEADGCWGGIQPPWVYALIALYALGYSRESPVMRRGIDGFRRCAIEDESGFRLQSCISPVWDTGLAMLALQDAGRPADHPALVRAGEWLISEQIFVGGDWQVRCRARPGGWAFEFDNDVYPDTDDTAVVLMAILRTDLPERAKEFALSRGLEWLLGMQSRNGGWGAFDRNNTKAFVRQIPFADFGELIDPPSVDVTAHIAELLGRMGYRPGFTPLDRALRYMFREQEADGSWYGRWGVNHIYGTGAVLPALAACGFPMDDPRVQKAAAWLLGRQNPDGGWGEAVESYHSVELRGRGPSTASQTAWALLALLAAGERGEAVRRGVAFLVETQGPDGTWDEPYFTGTGFPTDFMIRYHLYRHCFPLMALGRYRGEVEA, from the coding sequence GTGAACCGTGAAGAGATGCCCCCGCTTGCTGATCACGGATCACGGGTCACGGACCTCGATCGGGCCATCGACCGGGCGGTGGGCTGGCTCCTCGCCCGCCAACACCCCGAGGGGTACTGGTGGGGAGAGCTCGAGTCCAATGTGACGATCACCGCCGAGCACCTGTTCCTGACCCACATCTTGGGGATCGGCAGCCAGGACCTGTGGGGCAAGATCGCCCGCTACATCCTGGGAGGGCAGCGCGCAGACGGCACCTGGGCCAACTGGTTCGGGGGGCCGGGGGACCTCTCCACCACGGTCGAGGCCTACGTGGCCCTGAAGATGGCCGGGGTGGACCCCGACGACCTGCGGATGCGCCGCGCCCGGGAGTGGATCCTCACCCAAGGCGGGGTGGAGCGGGCCCGGACCTTCACCAAGATCTGGCTTGCTCTGCTCGGGGAATGGCCGTGGGACGCGACCCCGATGCTCCCCCCGGAGCTGGTCCTGCTGCCGAGGTGGTTCCCGGTGAACCTGTACACGTTCGCGTCCTGGGCCCGAGGGACGATCCTGCCGCTTGCCATCGTGCGCACCCTGAAGCCGGTGTTCCCCGTGCCGGCCCACGCCCGGGTCGACGAGCTCTTCCCCCGGGGTCGGGCGCGGGCCGACTTTGCGCTTCCCCGGAAGTCGGGGGCATGGGCGGCCCTGTTCCGGGGCGTGGACCGCGGGCTGCGGGCCTACGAGGCCCTTCCGTGGAAGCCGCTCCGCCGAGAGGCGATGAAGCGGGCCGAGGCGTGGATCGTGTCCCGGCAAGAAGCCGACGGCTGCTGGGGCGGGATCCAGCCCCCGTGGGTGTACGCGTTGATCGCCCTCTATGCCCTGGGCTACAGCCGGGAGAGCCCGGTGATGCGGCGCGGCATCGACGGGTTCCGCCGCTGTGCCATCGAGGACGAGAGCGGGTTCCGGCTGCAGTCGTGCATCTCCCCGGTGTGGGATACCGGCCTCGCCATGCTCGCCCTCCAGGACGCCGGCCGGCCGGCCGATCACCCCGCGCTGGTGCGGGCCGGGGAGTGGCTCATCTCGGAGCAGATCTTCGTGGGCGGCGACTGGCAGGTGCGGTGCCGGGCCCGCCCCGGTGGTTGGGCGTTCGAGTTCGACAACGACGTGTACCCGGACACCGACGACACGGCGGTGGTGTTGATGGCGATCCTGAGAACCGATCTTCCGGAGCGCGCCAAGGAGTTCGCCCTTTCGCGGGGCTTGGAGTGGCTCCTCGGGATGCAGTCCCGGAACGGCGGCTGGGGGGCATTCGACCGAAACAACACCAAGGCCTTTGTTCGCCAGATCCCGTTCGCCGACTTCGGCGAGCTGATCGACCCCCCGTCTGTGGACGTCACCGCCCACATCGCGGAGCTCCTGGGGCGGATGGGGTACCGGCCGGGGTTCACCCCCCTGGACCGGGCGCTACGTTACATGTTCCGGGAGCAGGAGGCGGACGGCTCTTGGTACGGCCGGTGGGGGGTGAACCACATCTACGGCACGGGGGCGGTGCTGCCGGCGCTCGCGGCGTGCGGCTTCCCGATGGACGATCCGCGGGTGCAAAAGGCGGCAGCCTGGCTCCTTGGCCGGCAGAACCCGGACGGCGGCTGGGGGGAGGCGGTGGAGTCCTACCATAGCGTGGAACTTCGCGGCCGTGGGCCCTCAACGGCTTCCCAGACGGCGTGGGCCCTGCTCGCGCTCCTCGCCGCTGGAGAGAGGGGGGAGGCCGTGCGCCGGGGCGTGGCCTTCCTCGTGGAGACCCAGGGGCCGGATGGCACGTGGGACGAGCCCTACTTTACCGGCACCGGTTTCCCCACCGACTTCATGATCCGCTACCACCTGTACCGGCACTGCTTCCCGCTCATGGCGCTCGGGCGCTACCGGGGGGAGGTCGAGGCATGA